Proteins encoded in a region of the Marinococcus sp. PL1-022 genome:
- the glpX gene encoding class II fructose-bisphosphatase: MNQLAIPLVNVTQQAALAVYPYIGKEDKNKADFYATEAMRRTLNNMKGQGTVVIGEGEMDEAPMLFIGEKVGKEKSPELDIAVDPIDGTKLVASGKEDAIAVLALAEKGTLLHAPDMYMEKIAVGPKAKGVIDLKLSPQENVRNVAKAMKKPLSETEVVIQDRPRHQKIIEQIRATGAKVSLFQEVDINAAVSTALSSHSADMFIGKGGAPEGVIAAVALRSMGGDFQGKLCVSDQNQYKRCRAMGITDPEAHLKLEDIVSSDNCLFAATGITDGRLLNGVREENNFLVTHSFLALEKQLYVINSQHEMDSSLQL; encoded by the coding sequence ATGAATCAATTAGCTATTCCATTAGTAAATGTCACTCAACAGGCTGCTCTGGCAGTGTACCCTTATATCGGAAAAGAAGACAAGAATAAGGCAGATTTTTACGCGACTGAGGCCATGCGACGAACATTAAATAACATGAAAGGCCAGGGGACTGTAGTGATTGGAGAAGGAGAAATGGACGAAGCCCCTATGCTTTTTATTGGAGAAAAAGTTGGAAAAGAAAAATCACCCGAGCTGGACATCGCAGTGGACCCAATAGATGGAACTAAATTAGTCGCCAGTGGAAAAGAGGATGCAATAGCAGTGCTTGCACTTGCTGAAAAAGGCACACTTCTTCACGCACCCGATATGTACATGGAAAAGATTGCTGTAGGACCAAAGGCTAAAGGAGTTATTGATTTAAAACTTTCTCCGCAGGAGAATGTAAGAAATGTTGCTAAGGCTATGAAGAAGCCATTATCTGAAACGGAGGTTGTTATTCAAGACCGGCCCCGGCATCAAAAAATCATCGAACAGATTAGAGCGACAGGGGCAAAAGTATCCTTATTTCAGGAAGTTGATATAAATGCTGCGGTTTCTACGGCCTTATCCAGCCATTCGGCAGATATGTTTATAGGAAAAGGAGGGGCTCCTGAAGGAGTGATAGCAGCAGTAGCTTTACGCAGTATGGGGGGAGATTTCCAGGGGAAGCTTTGTGTAAGTGACCAGAATCAATATAAAAGATGTAGAGCAATGGGTATCACTGATCCCGAAGCACACCTTAAATTAGAGGATATTGTATCCTCGGATAACTGCCTATTTGCGGCTACAGGGATTACTGATGGAAGATTACTGAATGGAGTCAGAGAAGAAAACAATTTTTTGGTAACGCATTCATTTTTAGCTTTAGAAAAACAATTGTACGTAATTAACTCTCAGCATGAAATGGATAGCTCCCTTCAACTATAA
- the fba gene encoding class II fructose-1,6-bisphosphate aldolase → MLVSMREMLDNAREQNYAVGQFNINNLEFAQGILLAAEEEQSPVICGLSKGAAKYIGGFSTAVNMVEGLIKDFGITVPVALHLDHGSSVELCKEAVEAGVSSVMIDASDLPIEDNIHTTNKVMELARAKGVSVEAEVGHVGAQDSGVITNPEEAYAKVEDCLKLIQETDVDCFAPALGSVHGFYQGKPDLAFDRMEEIYKKTKKPLVLHGGSGLPKEDIQKAIGFGAAKVNVNTENQTAATQTVRSMLNEKPELYDPRKYLGAARDSIQQTVKTKIREFGSANKA, encoded by the coding sequence ATGCTGGTTTCCATGAGAGAAATGCTTGATAACGCGCGGGAACAAAATTATGCTGTCGGTCAGTTCAATATTAACAACTTAGAATTTGCTCAGGGTATATTGCTAGCCGCTGAAGAAGAACAGTCCCCAGTAATATGTGGTCTTTCTAAAGGTGCCGCTAAATACATTGGAGGATTTTCCACCGCGGTAAATATGGTCGAAGGCTTGATCAAAGACTTCGGTATTACAGTGCCGGTTGCATTGCATCTAGATCACGGATCAAGCGTAGAACTATGTAAAGAAGCTGTTGAAGCCGGTGTTTCTTCTGTGATGATTGATGCCTCGGATCTTCCTATTGAAGATAATATTCATACGACGAATAAAGTGATGGAGCTCGCTCGAGCGAAGGGCGTTTCCGTGGAAGCAGAAGTTGGGCATGTAGGCGCTCAGGATAGTGGGGTTATTACTAATCCGGAAGAAGCTTACGCGAAAGTAGAGGATTGTTTAAAGCTTATTCAAGAGACAGACGTGGATTGCTTTGCCCCGGCTTTAGGTTCAGTTCACGGGTTTTATCAAGGAAAGCCTGACTTAGCGTTTGACCGCATGGAGGAAATTTATAAAAAAACTAAAAAACCTTTAGTTTTGCATGGGGGCTCAGGCCTTCCAAAAGAAGATATTCAAAAAGCTATCGGCTTTGGTGCAGCCAAGGTTAATGTGAACACCGAAAACCAAACAGCAGCAACACAAACGGTGAGAAGTATGTTGAATGAAAAACCTGAATTATATGATCCGCGCAAATATTTAGGTGCAGCCCGCGATTCTATTCAGCAAACAGTAAAAACTAAAATAAGAGAATTTGGTTCTGCAAATAAAGCTTAA
- the tkt gene encoding transketolase, with protein MRSENVAISTEQLAINTIRTLSIESIEKAQSGHPGLPMGAAPMAYALWTKAMTHNPGNPSWFNRDRFVLSAGHGSMLLYSMLHLSGYDLSLEELKNFRQWGSQTPGHPEYGHTAGVEATTGPLGQGLAMGTGMAMAERHLAAKYNTDDHAVVDHFTYVLCGDGDLMEGVASESASLAGHLKLGNLVVLYDSNDVSLDGALHQSFSENVLQRYEAYGWHTVFIEDGNDVDALEAAIEEAKQSPKPSMIEVKTVIGYGAPNKGGTNAAHGAPIGDDEYNLVKEAYQWEYDAFHIPPEVTELFDEVKQAGAKAEQEWNERFDAYKQANPELADELEQAMAGKLPEGWDAKLPVFTDENVATRAASGDVLQEVAAAVPSLFGGSADLAGSNKTLIKAEQDFSRNDYTGRNIWFGVREFAMAAAVNGLQLHGGLKPFGSTFLVFSDYLRPALRLSALMGLPLTQVFTHDSIAVGEDGPTHEPVEQLAALRAIPNLNVIRPADGNETIAAWRVAMESESTPTALVLTRQGVPTLEDTKEKAVEGVRQGAYVIGEQAEHPDLLLVAAGSEVSLAVDAKALLQNDGWTVNVVSMPNFHAFDHQSEDYRRSVLPDGVPAMAVEMGSSFGWYKYVGSHGAVYGINRFGASAPGGEVVEKYGFTPDRVAEAARQLIN; from the coding sequence ATGAGGAGTGAAAATGTGGCAATTAGCACAGAACAATTAGCAATTAACACGATCCGGACGTTGTCCATCGAAAGCATTGAAAAAGCCCAGTCGGGCCACCCGGGGCTTCCGATGGGCGCCGCGCCGATGGCGTACGCGCTCTGGACGAAGGCGATGACCCACAACCCGGGCAATCCGTCCTGGTTTAACCGCGACCGCTTCGTGCTGTCCGCCGGCCACGGATCGATGCTTCTCTACAGCATGCTGCACCTGAGCGGCTACGACCTCTCGCTCGAGGAGCTGAAAAACTTCCGCCAGTGGGGAAGCCAGACGCCGGGCCACCCGGAATACGGCCACACCGCCGGCGTGGAAGCCACCACCGGCCCGCTCGGGCAGGGCCTGGCCATGGGGACCGGCATGGCGATGGCCGAACGCCATCTGGCGGCCAAATACAACACCGACGATCACGCGGTCGTGGATCATTTCACGTACGTGCTCTGCGGCGACGGCGACCTGATGGAAGGCGTGGCGTCGGAATCGGCTTCCCTTGCCGGCCACCTGAAGCTCGGCAACCTCGTCGTGCTGTATGACTCCAACGACGTGTCGCTCGACGGCGCGCTCCACCAGTCGTTTTCCGAAAACGTGCTGCAGCGCTATGAAGCGTACGGCTGGCACACGGTCTTTATCGAGGACGGCAACGACGTCGATGCCCTGGAGGCAGCGATCGAAGAAGCGAAGCAGTCCCCGAAGCCATCCATGATCGAAGTGAAAACCGTGATCGGCTACGGCGCACCGAACAAAGGCGGCACCAATGCCGCCCACGGCGCGCCGATCGGCGACGACGAGTACAACCTGGTGAAGGAAGCCTATCAGTGGGAATACGACGCGTTTCACATTCCGCCGGAGGTGACCGAGCTGTTTGACGAAGTGAAACAGGCCGGCGCGAAGGCCGAACAGGAATGGAACGAGCGGTTTGATGCCTACAAGCAGGCGAATCCGGAACTCGCCGACGAGCTCGAGCAGGCGATGGCCGGCAAGCTGCCGGAAGGCTGGGATGCGAAGCTTCCGGTCTTTACGGATGAAAACGTGGCGACCCGTGCCGCCTCCGGTGATGTGCTGCAGGAAGTAGCGGCCGCCGTGCCGTCCCTGTTCGGCGGATCGGCAGACCTGGCCGGCTCCAACAAGACGCTCATCAAAGCGGAACAAGATTTCAGCCGCAACGACTACACCGGCCGCAACATCTGGTTCGGGGTCCGGGAATTTGCGATGGCCGCAGCCGTGAACGGTTTGCAGCTGCACGGCGGCCTGAAGCCGTTCGGCTCGACCTTCCTGGTCTTTTCCGATTACCTGCGTCCGGCGCTGCGCCTGAGTGCGTTGATGGGGCTGCCGCTCACCCAGGTGTTCACCCACGACAGCATCGCGGTCGGCGAAGACGGCCCGACCCACGAGCCGGTGGAACAGCTGGCCGCCCTCCGCGCGATTCCGAACCTGAACGTGATCCGTCCCGCGGACGGCAACGAAACGATTGCGGCGTGGCGCGTGGCGATGGAAAGTGAATCGACGCCAACAGCGCTCGTGCTGACCCGTCAGGGCGTGCCGACGCTGGAAGACACGAAGGAAAAAGCGGTCGAAGGCGTCCGCCAAGGGGCCTACGTGATCGGCGAACAGGCCGAACACCCGGATCTCCTTCTCGTCGCTGCCGGCTCCGAAGTGTCCCTCGCGGTGGATGCGAAAGCCCTGCTGCAGAACGACGGCTGGACGGTCAACGTCGTCAGCATGCCAAACTTCCATGCGTTCGATCATCAGTCCGAGGACTACCGCCGCTCGGTGCTTCCGGACGGTGTACCGGCCATGGCCGTGGAAATGGGATCGTCCTTCGGCTGGTACAAGTACGTCGGCTCTCACGGCGCCGTGTACGGCATTAATCGCTTCGGTGCTTCCGCACCGGGCGGGGAAGTCGTCGAAAAGTACGGCTTCACGCCGGACAGGGTCGCCGAAGCTGCCAGACAGCTGATCAACTAA
- a CDS encoding triose-phosphate isomerase family protein has product MRRPIVGMSYKTYINTIDTATKKADELVEAAGNEKSVEKFIFPSIGLIYPVAKAIENSEINFGAQNISPYLEGAYTGELSIVSVKDIGGKYVEIGHAERKNTFYETLDMLNLKVKLTLEQNLIPVICIGENERIEDFDKGKKFFQAQIDAILNGINNEYLSNIILAYEPEWAIGKQKAADSSYVHMIHSMLREIISEFYGNEEADNIRIIYGGSVSENNVSEIVDHSDVDGVFVGRFGHDANNYQQILNSVKKLKVGN; this is encoded by the coding sequence ATGAGAAGACCCATAGTAGGTATGAGCTATAAAACGTATATTAATACCATCGATACAGCAACAAAAAAGGCTGACGAATTAGTGGAGGCTGCTGGGAACGAAAAATCAGTTGAAAAGTTTATATTTCCCTCCATCGGTCTTATTTATCCTGTAGCAAAAGCAATTGAAAATTCAGAAATTAATTTTGGTGCCCAAAATATTTCTCCGTATTTAGAGGGAGCATATACAGGGGAGTTATCAATAGTGTCAGTGAAAGACATTGGGGGTAAATATGTAGAAATTGGGCACGCAGAAAGAAAAAATACTTTTTATGAAACCTTGGATATGCTTAATTTAAAAGTGAAGCTTACTTTGGAACAAAATCTTATTCCGGTCATTTGTATAGGAGAAAATGAGCGTATTGAAGATTTTGATAAAGGGAAAAAGTTTTTTCAGGCGCAAATTGATGCGATTTTAAATGGTATCAACAACGAATATCTTTCTAATATTATTCTAGCCTATGAACCAGAGTGGGCAATTGGTAAACAAAAAGCAGCTGACTCCAGCTACGTCCATATGATACATAGTATGCTTCGGGAAATCATTTCTGAATTCTACGGGAATGAGGAAGCAGACAATATTCGTATTATTTACGGAGGTTCAGTCAGTGAAAATAATGTTTCTGAAATTGTAGATCACTCTGATGTAGACGGGGTTTTCGTTGGAAGATTTGGACATGATGCGAACAACTATCAACAGATATTAAACTCTGTTAAAAAACTAAAAGTAGGCAACTAA
- a CDS encoding NAD(P)-binding domain-containing protein, with translation MKVGFIGLGIMGKPMAGHLIKQGFETYLFDLNTEAVNELAAIGGHACKTGQEAAESSEVIITMLPEGKHVSQVLFEEPGLAAASKPGTIIVDMSSVSTEESRLFANKLEALNLHFIDAPVSGGEPMAVEGRLSIMAGGNEDHFNKVLPVFEAMGENIVHCGATGTGSAAKLANQIIVSGNLAALSEACVYASQAGIDLNKLFEAIHGGLAGSAVMEAKMPQIIERNFEPGGRIETNYKDLKNIQSSANAIGVPLPVTNLVKEIFHSEIANGNGKRDHSYIINFFERMGNFQTPKGG, from the coding sequence ATGAAGGTTGGATTTATTGGCTTAGGGATCATGGGGAAGCCGATGGCCGGACATCTTATCAAGCAGGGGTTTGAGACGTACCTTTTTGATTTAAACACAGAGGCGGTCAACGAACTGGCAGCTATAGGCGGCCATGCTTGTAAAACAGGCCAGGAGGCAGCAGAAAGCAGTGAGGTCATCATCACGATGCTGCCGGAAGGAAAACATGTATCCCAGGTGTTATTTGAAGAGCCAGGACTGGCTGCAGCCAGTAAACCGGGAACCATTATTGTGGATATGAGCTCGGTATCGACGGAAGAATCAAGACTGTTTGCCAATAAACTGGAAGCACTGAATCTTCACTTTATCGACGCTCCAGTCAGTGGCGGTGAACCGATGGCTGTGGAAGGCAGACTATCCATTATGGCAGGTGGGAACGAAGACCACTTTAATAAAGTGCTGCCCGTATTTGAAGCCATGGGAGAGAACATCGTTCATTGCGGAGCGACTGGCACCGGTTCGGCAGCAAAGCTGGCAAACCAAATCATCGTCAGCGGAAACCTCGCCGCATTATCGGAGGCCTGTGTGTACGCGAGCCAGGCAGGCATCGACTTAAACAAACTGTTTGAAGCCATTCACGGCGGACTGGCAGGCAGTGCTGTCATGGAAGCCAAAATGCCGCAGATTATCGAACGGAATTTCGAGCCGGGCGGCCGCATTGAAACGAACTATAAAGATTTAAAGAACATCCAGTCCTCAGCGAATGCGATCGGGGTACCGCTTCCCGTTACCAACCTGGTGAAAGAAATTTTCCACTCCGAAATTGCTAACGGAAACGGGAAAAGAGACCATTCCTACATTATTAATTTCTTTGAAAGAATGGGGAACTTTCAGACTCCCAAAGGGGGATAA
- a CDS encoding sugar phosphate isomerase/epimerase, with amino-acid sequence MVMKFGCQGSTWVLDYDVEADMMDQVMDDVKNGGLTGLDMQISLLGKYRDQPERFKEELDQRGLQLAALTIPHAFEGGKPSEQERELENYYFDYLKHFPGAVMNVPSRVGASRDNVRQRQQEIIKGANELGKRAREEHGIVTSLHPISYKTSYWKSREDYEVLFDGLDERYMGYTPDAGHIMFGDMDPVDIFREALPLIKHVHFKEATKQHEWKKMGEGDIDFVGCMQVLKDGGYDGWVMLEEETGAAEPDTGKVIKELGDYVSKHLAPVVQES; translated from the coding sequence ATGGTCATGAAATTCGGATGCCAGGGCTCCACCTGGGTGTTGGATTACGATGTAGAGGCAGACATGATGGACCAGGTCATGGATGACGTAAAAAACGGTGGGCTGACCGGCCTGGATATGCAGATATCCCTGCTTGGAAAGTATAGGGACCAGCCGGAGCGCTTCAAGGAAGAGCTGGATCAAAGAGGTCTTCAATTAGCGGCCCTGACGATCCCGCATGCTTTTGAAGGCGGAAAGCCCTCCGAGCAGGAAAGGGAGCTGGAAAATTACTATTTCGACTACCTGAAGCACTTTCCGGGAGCGGTAATGAACGTGCCTTCGAGAGTCGGGGCCAGCAGGGACAATGTACGGCAGCGGCAGCAGGAGATTATTAAGGGAGCCAATGAACTGGGCAAACGGGCCCGGGAGGAGCACGGCATTGTGACCTCGCTGCACCCGATTTCCTACAAAACCTCCTACTGGAAATCAAGGGAGGACTATGAAGTCCTTTTCGATGGCCTTGATGAAAGATACATGGGCTATACCCCGGATGCCGGTCATATCATGTTCGGGGACATGGATCCGGTGGACATTTTCCGGGAAGCGTTGCCGTTAATTAAACACGTGCACTTTAAAGAGGCCACGAAGCAGCATGAATGGAAGAAAATGGGCGAGGGCGACATTGACTTTGTAGGGTGCATGCAGGTCTTAAAAGACGGCGGCTACGACGGCTGGGTGATGCTCGAAGAAGAAACCGGAGCAGCAGAGCCGGATACCGGAAAAGTCATTAAAGAGCTTGGCGATTATGTCAGTAAACACCTCGCGCCCGTCGTTCAGGAAAGCTGA
- the dhaL gene encoding dihydroxyacetone kinase subunit DhaL, which translates to MQAEDWKNYFESVHSVLEENKTYLCELDRALGDGDHGITMSIGWKAVQEALDSKLAEETDCGKIAMTAGRSFLSAVGSSVGPLYASGFMAGAKAVKNKTELSMEDMRQFWIEFTNGVQERSQAEPGDKTMMDVLYPVQAALRSEEGTVEEKFEQASQAAKDGMEATKEMSSQKGRSSRLGERSIGHQDPGATSMQLLFSTFVMEALNLKTVKEEY; encoded by the coding sequence ATGCAGGCAGAGGATTGGAAAAATTATTTTGAGAGCGTTCACAGTGTACTTGAAGAAAACAAAACCTATTTATGCGAATTGGACCGGGCGCTCGGAGACGGCGATCACGGCATAACAATGAGTATCGGCTGGAAGGCCGTGCAGGAAGCCCTTGATTCAAAGCTGGCGGAGGAAACAGATTGCGGAAAAATTGCGATGACAGCGGGGCGTTCCTTTTTAAGCGCTGTGGGTTCATCAGTAGGACCGCTCTATGCTTCTGGCTTTATGGCCGGGGCAAAGGCCGTTAAAAATAAAACAGAGCTCTCCATGGAGGATATGAGGCAGTTCTGGATTGAATTTACCAATGGCGTGCAGGAAAGAAGCCAGGCGGAGCCGGGAGATAAAACGATGATGGATGTTTTATATCCTGTCCAGGCAGCTCTGCGAAGTGAAGAGGGAACGGTGGAGGAAAAATTTGAACAGGCATCACAGGCGGCAAAAGATGGCATGGAGGCCACCAAAGAGATGAGCTCCCAAAAAGGAAGATCCAGCCGGCTGGGCGAGCGCTCCATAGGCCATCAGGACCCGGGGGCAACATCGATGCAGCTTCTGTTTTCCACCTTTGTCATGGAAGCATTAAATTTAAAAACTGTTAAAGAGGAGTATTAA
- a CDS encoding dihydroxyacetone kinase subunit DhaK produces MKKLINDPDMVVEEMLNGYLKAHSHLVRGIEAHSRTIVRTDAGLKQKVSLIIGGGSGHEPAFMGYVGKGMADGVAVGNIFSSPPPDPIVEAIKATHTDQGALLLYGNYQGDIMNFGMAADIADMEENIEVKQIIVKDDIASAPREEAEKRRGIAGEFFVTKVAGAAAEEGLSLDEVYRITEKANQNVGSMGVGLSPCSLPQTGQPSFSLEEDEMEIGLGHHGEPGVEKTKLATSNEVTERILNNIIDEMDITSEEEVSVLINGLGSTTRMELYIMYDKVESLLNEKGINIYTSYVGDYCTSLEMRGCSITLLKMDEELKPFIDAPAKCPMYTQS; encoded by the coding sequence GTGAAAAAGTTAATTAATGACCCGGATATGGTCGTCGAAGAAATGCTTAATGGTTATTTGAAAGCGCATTCTCATCTTGTGAGGGGGATAGAGGCGCATTCGCGAACGATCGTCCGCACAGATGCTGGCTTAAAGCAGAAGGTCAGTTTAATTATTGGAGGAGGCTCCGGCCATGAACCGGCTTTTATGGGTTATGTAGGCAAAGGGATGGCTGATGGTGTCGCGGTGGGAAATATCTTTTCTTCTCCGCCTCCGGATCCAATCGTGGAGGCCATAAAAGCAACGCATACCGATCAGGGGGCTCTGCTTTTATACGGGAACTACCAGGGAGACATTATGAATTTCGGGATGGCAGCCGATATTGCAGACATGGAAGAAAACATAGAAGTAAAGCAGATCATCGTAAAGGATGATATTGCGTCCGCACCGAGGGAGGAAGCGGAAAAACGAAGAGGGATCGCCGGAGAATTCTTTGTGACGAAGGTGGCTGGAGCAGCCGCTGAGGAGGGTCTTTCGCTCGACGAGGTGTACCGTATAACCGAAAAGGCCAACCAGAATGTAGGCTCCATGGGCGTCGGCCTCTCCCCATGCTCACTTCCGCAAACCGGACAGCCAAGCTTCAGTCTCGAAGAGGATGAAATGGAAATCGGCCTTGGCCACCACGGGGAGCCGGGCGTGGAAAAAACCAAGCTGGCTACTTCAAACGAGGTTACTGAGCGTATTTTAAACAATATTATTGATGAAATGGATATTACATCCGAGGAGGAGGTCTCGGTGCTTATTAACGGCCTCGGGTCCACAACCAGAATGGAGCTTTACATCATGTACGACAAGGTGGAAAGCCTCCTGAATGAAAAAGGAATAAATATCTATACTTCCTATGTAGGGGATTATTGTACATCCCTGGAAATGCGAGGGTGCTCTATCACACTTTTAAAAATGGACGAGGAATTAAAGCCATTTATTGATGCTCCGGCCAAGTGCCCGATGTATACACAGAGTTAA
- the rpiB gene encoding ribose 5-phosphate isomerase B translates to MKIAIGSDHVAYDLKETVKKHVEELNHEVIDYGCYNCTEVDYPDVAFEVAQDINDNKADRGILICGTGIGVAISANKVPGIRAAQCHDAYSAERAQLSNNAQIITMGAQVIGAEHAKKIVQTYLSVEFQGGNSERKINKISEKEKEFMKK, encoded by the coding sequence GTGAAAATTGCTATTGGAAGTGATCATGTCGCATACGATTTGAAAGAAACGGTAAAAAAACACGTGGAAGAGCTCAATCATGAGGTCATTGATTACGGCTGCTATAACTGTACAGAGGTGGATTATCCGGATGTTGCATTTGAAGTGGCGCAGGACATTAACGATAATAAAGCTGACCGGGGAATTCTGATCTGCGGCACCGGTATTGGGGTAGCTATTTCGGCTAACAAAGTCCCAGGCATTCGCGCGGCTCAATGCCATGACGCCTACTCTGCTGAACGGGCCCAATTAAGCAACAATGCTCAAATTATTACGATGGGCGCCCAGGTTATCGGTGCAGAGCATGCTAAAAAAATTGTACAGACGTATTTAAGTGTAGAATTTCAGGGAGGCAATTCAGAGCGGAAAATCAATAAAATTTCAGAAAAAGAAAAAGAATTTATGAAAAAATAA
- a CDS encoding DeoR/GlpR family DNA-binding transcription regulator, protein MTKLFVAERRQKILEYLNVDRRVTVRGLAEKMKVSEVTLRSDLKDMENEGLLRRTHGGAVLPEAEDNEINFSSREKKNKTEKITMSYMAMSLIEDGQCILLDASSTALEFARLLKESQMRLTVVTSGIYTALELRENPNLTVILLGGVVRHGSSSLEGVLGIDMLNKIHVDFMLTSASGFTVNTGLTDFNVYEVDLKKHMVSKASKVVALIDHSKINKSSISSFASLNEIDYFISDEPVSGDILTELEKHNVQTLFSLVDYS, encoded by the coding sequence ATGACTAAATTATTTGTAGCGGAACGCCGGCAAAAGATCCTCGAATACTTAAATGTTGACCGCCGTGTAACTGTCCGCGGTCTGGCAGAGAAAATGAAGGTATCAGAAGTGACGCTTCGCTCCGATTTGAAGGACATGGAAAACGAAGGGCTGCTTCGCAGAACTCATGGCGGGGCTGTTCTGCCTGAAGCAGAAGATAACGAAATTAACTTTTCATCAAGGGAAAAGAAAAACAAAACAGAAAAAATTACGATGTCCTATATGGCAATGTCGTTGATTGAAGACGGCCAATGCATACTTTTGGACGCCAGTTCAACGGCGCTTGAGTTTGCCCGGCTGCTGAAGGAAAGCCAGATGCGCCTTACTGTAGTCACCAGTGGTATTTACACTGCGCTGGAATTAAGAGAAAACCCTAATTTAACAGTCATTCTTTTAGGAGGGGTGGTCCGTCACGGTTCCAGTTCTTTAGAGGGCGTGCTGGGAATTGATATGTTAAATAAAATTCATGTTGATTTCATGCTTACTTCCGCCAGTGGTTTTACAGTAAATACAGGGCTTACGGACTTTAACGTCTACGAAGTCGATTTGAAAAAACATATGGTGTCCAAAGCCAGTAAAGTTGTCGCTCTTATCGACCATTCAAAAATCAACAAAAGCTCTATTTCTTCCTTTGCCTCTTTAAATGAGATTGATTATTTTATTTCAGACGAGCCCGTCTCGGGGGATATACTTACTGAGCTGGAGAAGCATAATGTTCAAACGCTTTTTTCCCTGGTGGATTACAGCTGA
- a CDS encoding CpsD/CapB family tyrosine-protein kinase produces MARKRKQETNTNQRKLITWLNSKSPVSEQYRTIRTNIQYSSVDKEMQAIVVTSAGPGEGKSTTVANLAVTMAQQEKKVLLIDADLRKPTVHYTFRRMNTHGMINALTNHGEYAGYVQETEVPNLDILPSGPIPPNPSEILGSRSMAHLVELAREQYDVILFDAPPVLAVTDVQVISRHCDGSILVVKAGETENDAARKAKDLLEVSGVPILGCILNQKKGMDQSYYYYYG; encoded by the coding sequence TTGGCACGAAAAAGAAAGCAAGAGACGAACACGAATCAGCGGAAGCTCATTACCTGGCTGAATAGCAAATCCCCGGTATCCGAGCAGTACCGCACGATTCGTACTAATATTCAATATTCCTCGGTGGATAAAGAAATGCAGGCAATAGTAGTCACGTCGGCAGGCCCGGGGGAAGGAAAGTCCACCACGGTGGCAAACCTTGCGGTAACAATGGCCCAGCAGGAAAAGAAAGTGCTTCTCATCGATGCTGATCTGCGTAAACCGACCGTGCACTATACATTCCGCCGGATGAACACCCACGGAATGATTAATGCTTTAACCAATCACGGCGAATACGCGGGCTACGTCCAGGAAACCGAAGTGCCGAACCTCGATATTCTGCCGAGCGGCCCGATTCCGCCGAACCCGTCTGAGATTCTGGGCAGCCGTTCAATGGCGCACCTGGTGGAGCTTGCCCGCGAGCAGTATGATGTGATTTTGTTTGATGCGCCGCCGGTGCTCGCAGTGACAGACGTTCAGGTTATCTCCCGCCACTGCGACGGAAGCATTCTCGTTGTCAAAGCCGGAGAAACCGAAAACGATGCCGCCCGGAAGGCGAAGGACCTGTTGGAAGTAAGCGGCGTGCCCATTCTTGGCTGCATCCTGAACCAGAAAAAAGGTATGGATCAAAGCTATTACTACTATTACGGTTAA